The Deltaproteobacteria bacterium genome contains the following window.
TACGCCCGGCCATCTGTCCTTTTTCTTTCAAGAACCGGGGGTGCTCTTTATGGGGGATTATGATCTGGGGAAATTCGGTCCCTGGTATGGGGACAAGGAATCCTCCATCGAGGACACCATTTCCTCTGTGCAGCGACTGCGCCAAATCCCCGCCCGCATCTGGATTACCGGTCATGAAACCGGCTTGTTTGAAAACGATCCAGCCGAAGATTGGGACCGATATCTCGGAATCATTGGCCGGCGGGAAGGAAAGCTCATCGATTTCCTCTCTCTTCCCAGAACCCTGGAAGAAATCGTTTCTCAGTGGATCATTTATCAAAAACCACGCCACCCGCCTGCTTTTTTTGAATTCGGAGAACGGGCCATGATGGAAAAGCATCTGGCGCGGCTCTTAAAAAAAGGGCAAATAACAAACGAGGGAAATCAGTATAGGGCCATTCGTTAATACGGATG
Protein-coding sequences here:
- a CDS encoding MBL fold metallo-hydrolase yields the protein MEEKHFGPVWIIPGENRGKYPYCHSIYIEGAGVLIDPASDRERLIRLKKGPGVREVWLSHWHEDHLMHLDLFDDLPLAISKIETPPLSDLDIFLDWYGLDNPEYRQDWRQLLTDQFHYRPRFPKRVFEGDEIIHLGPVTVEIMHTPGHTPGHLSFFFQEPGVLFMGDYDLGKFGPWYGDKESSIEDTISSVQRLRQIPARIWITGHETGLFENDPAEDWDRYLGIIGRREGKLIDFLSLPRTLEEIVSQWIIYQKPRHPPAFFEFGERAMMEKHLARLLKKGQITNEGNQYRAIR